One window of Mangrovibacterium diazotrophicum genomic DNA carries:
- a CDS encoding TolB-like translocation protein: protein MKKEIFILALFLLVKSSFGQEFTNLYGDYLGQTPPGDTPEVFARGIVSDTLLQHSTIAISPDGNEVFWWSFYYGKQTKYFAKRMRRIDNRWTVPGLSAFLGEPLFSVDGKKLYFSSLQGPQYVERQETGWSEPKSLGIIEHFPEIKMVEFRSVTQNGTLYFNGYAEGYKFNMAIYRSELVDGQYTKPELLPSQINIPVDGMLNQTPYIAPDESYLIYCSRSFTPIDDQGDLYICFRNSDGSWADRIKLDESINTKGMERYPSVSPDGKYFFFNRHDPVYEEDIYWVSASFINRLREKIMGE from the coding sequence ATGAAAAAAGAAATATTTATTCTTGCTCTGTTTCTTCTTGTTAAATCATCATTTGGACAAGAGTTTACAAATCTATACGGCGATTATTTGGGACAAACTCCTCCCGGAGATACACCCGAAGTTTTTGCCCGCGGGATTGTTTCAGACACCTTGCTTCAACACAGTACGATAGCGATTTCACCTGACGGGAATGAAGTGTTTTGGTGGTCATTCTATTATGGCAAACAAACAAAGTATTTTGCAAAAAGGATGCGGCGAATTGACAACAGGTGGACTGTACCGGGACTGTCGGCATTTTTAGGTGAACCTCTTTTTTCAGTTGATGGGAAAAAACTCTATTTCAGCTCCCTACAGGGCCCCCAATATGTTGAAAGACAAGAAACAGGCTGGAGTGAACCAAAGAGCCTTGGAATTATAGAGCACTTCCCCGAAATAAAAATGGTCGAATTTCGCTCGGTCACACAAAATGGTACTCTTTATTTTAACGGTTATGCAGAAGGGTATAAGTTTAACATGGCGATCTACCGGTCTGAACTCGTAGACGGACAATATACAAAGCCAGAATTGCTTCCTTCTCAAATCAATATTCCCGTTGATGGAATGCTTAATCAAACTCCCTATATTGCTCCGGATGAAAGTTACCTGATTTACTGTTCCAGAAGCTTTACTCCTATTGATGACCAAGGCGATTTATACATTTGTTTTAGAAATTCTGACGGAAGCTGGGCGGACCGTATCAAGTTAGATGAATCCATCAACACAAAAGGAATGGAGCGATATCCATCAGTATCGCCGGACGGTAAATATTTCTTTTTCAATCGACACGATCCGGTTTACGAAGAAGATATCTATTGGGTGAGTGCCAGCTTTATCAACCGTTTAAGAGAAAAAATAATGGGTGAATAA
- a CDS encoding serine hydrolase domain-containing protein, whose amino-acid sequence MNQTILLSLFFVCLMTSCTVFYRTVRYGGADIDDYNVFPTYDLNVNEYKFHFTKSDYKLFDTLDVNWDYQGITYHNLDSLLENTSTRAFLIIKNDSIIYENYFRGYKREDISTVFSVSKSVTSLLIGIAIDEGYISSVNDPVTKYISELKHADPMFDKLTIKDLLDMRSGIKFNEDYSFNPFSKIARLYYGRNQFSLVKRLTFECEPGTRQEYQSISTAILGIVIEKATKQNFAKYFDDKVWKPLAMENTAKWSLDDKKHQSAKAYGGLSISAIDLAKIGQLYLNDGKYNNTQIVSAKWVEETLTPNVYNDGYQSQWYSFCGNGLDSTGNKYFNDSITAQKAWQVRYAKKYPYYEVSQVRKVDWNKKQQKKYWSLSRDNYWKLSIYTNQYYALGIMKQILFIDPAKKTIIVRLGDRSDFDNYTDLLYKINKKL is encoded by the coding sequence ATGAACCAGACTATATTACTTTCTCTATTTTTTGTTTGCTTAATGACCTCCTGCACTGTATTTTACCGCACAGTAAGATATGGAGGCGCAGATATTGACGACTACAATGTTTTCCCAACCTATGACCTGAATGTGAATGAGTATAAATTCCACTTTACAAAATCAGATTACAAGTTATTTGACACCCTGGATGTAAACTGGGATTATCAAGGCATTACATATCACAACCTTGATTCTTTACTCGAAAACACGTCAACAAGAGCATTTCTTATTATTAAAAATGATTCTATAATTTATGAAAACTATTTTCGAGGATACAAGAGAGAAGATATATCGACCGTCTTTTCTGTCTCAAAATCAGTTACGTCCTTATTGATTGGAATCGCTATTGACGAAGGTTATATTTCAAGTGTAAATGACCCGGTTACAAAATATATTTCGGAGCTTAAACATGCCGACCCAATGTTTGATAAACTCACAATAAAAGATTTATTAGATATGCGGTCGGGGATAAAATTCAATGAAGATTATAGTTTCAATCCATTTTCAAAGATTGCTCGTTTGTATTATGGAAGAAATCAGTTTTCACTAGTCAAGAGATTGACTTTTGAATGTGAACCCGGGACTAGACAGGAATATCAAAGTATATCGACCGCTATACTCGGAATAGTCATCGAAAAAGCCACAAAGCAAAACTTTGCCAAATACTTTGATGATAAAGTTTGGAAGCCTCTTGCCATGGAAAATACTGCAAAATGGAGCCTTGATGATAAAAAACATCAATCAGCAAAAGCCTATGGAGGTTTAAGCATTTCAGCCATTGACCTTGCTAAAATCGGACAGCTGTATTTAAATGACGGGAAGTATAATAATACACAAATCGTTTCGGCGAAATGGGTCGAAGAAACTTTAACACCCAATGTATACAACGACGGTTACCAAAGTCAATGGTATAGTTTCTGTGGGAATGGACTGGATTCGACAGGAAATAAATATTTTAATGATTCGATTACAGCTCAAAAAGCTTGGCAAGTACGCTACGCAAAAAAATATCCATATTACGAAGTCAGTCAAGTCAGAAAAGTTGACTGGAATAAAAAACAGCAAAAAAAATATTGGAGTTTAAGTAGAGACAATTATTGGAAATTATCAATCTATACGAATCAATATTATGCTTTGGGTATTATGAAACAAATATTGTTTATCGATCCTGCAAAAAAGACAATTATTGTGCGTTTAGGAGATCGTTCGGATTTTGATAATTATACAGATCTTCTGTATAAAATAAATAAGAAATTATGA
- a CDS encoding LamG-like jellyroll fold domain-containing protein → MKTSVQSPLGSKHTTSILTNIFPCLVFAFCFLLLNPPEVRAQDAILKHSYTFDDGTAKDVAGGADAALNGGKIINGEYVAFSQGQFIVLPADKIALNSYPSLSLEAYLGAGHLNAFFTMFAYFGNSVGPLGTNYLFQSLSNGGKSVTGISCKNDQTPWATSTYVFGNLVNDARYHHVVSTFDNHEIKFYLDGALIDQNTINQFPNNAIANLSNQFAYLCKSGYMQDPTWFGTIDQFNIYEGVLDAATIACSAKKYEAGLRDIPAEIKQMLSDVLVNPGFKPESDLLDTFLQSYKQGKFVVYPTVIRTPDSTAFSPTTGKLFAELMAADLNLNASFNTEILDPGKLEGQGQFDFFNNDMKHLAGSIKEKGTDADYHVILEILFPPRQAEAVDVFGIHILILDKDAENAFSFLLNSHHDYFAYNGLSAANADEANLEALKLKCAQVAFDALTKQLEYAKNK, encoded by the coding sequence ATGAAAACTTCAGTTCAAAGCCCACTCGGATCTAAACATACAACTTCGATCTTAACCAACATCTTCCCCTGCTTAGTGTTTGCTTTTTGCTTCCTGTTGCTCAATCCTCCGGAAGTTCGGGCACAGGATGCCATACTAAAACATTCGTACACATTTGACGATGGAACCGCCAAAGACGTGGCTGGCGGGGCGGATGCCGCCTTAAACGGCGGAAAGATCATTAATGGCGAATACGTGGCTTTTTCGCAGGGACAATTTATCGTTCTTCCGGCCGATAAGATTGCACTCAACAGCTATCCCTCATTAAGTCTGGAAGCCTACCTGGGAGCCGGGCATCTGAATGCCTTTTTTACCATGTTTGCCTATTTCGGCAATTCGGTTGGTCCGTTAGGAACAAACTACCTGTTTCAATCGCTTTCCAATGGCGGAAAAAGTGTTACGGGTATCTCGTGTAAGAACGACCAAACGCCTTGGGCAACCTCAACCTATGTATTTGGCAATTTGGTAAACGATGCCAGGTACCACCATGTCGTCAGTACGTTCGACAACCATGAAATCAAGTTTTACCTGGATGGCGCTTTAATCGATCAAAACACAATCAACCAATTTCCGAACAATGCCATCGCCAACCTCAGCAACCAGTTTGCCTACTTATGTAAATCGGGCTATATGCAGGATCCGACCTGGTTCGGAACCATCGACCAGTTCAACATTTACGAAGGCGTTTTAGATGCCGCCACCATTGCCTGCTCGGCAAAAAAATACGAGGCTGGTTTAAGGGACATCCCCGCGGAAATAAAACAAATGCTGAGCGACGTTTTGGTCAACCCTGGCTTTAAACCAGAAAGTGATTTGTTGGACACCTTTCTGCAATCATACAAACAAGGCAAATTTGTAGTCTACCCTACTGTGATTCGCACACCCGACTCAACAGCCTTTTCACCGACCACAGGCAAATTATTTGCAGAGCTAATGGCTGCTGATTTGAATTTAAATGCATCATTCAACACAGAAATACTCGATCCCGGAAAATTGGAGGGACAAGGCCAGTTCGACTTCTTCAATAATGACATGAAACATTTAGCCGGTTCAATCAAGGAGAAAGGAACGGATGCCGACTACCACGTGATTCTTGAAATTCTCTTCCCGCCACGCCAGGCTGAAGCAGTTGATGTTTTTGGAATCCATATCTTGATTCTCGATAAAGACGCCGAGAATGCCTTTTCCTTTTTATTGAATTCGCATCATGATTACTTTGCCTACAACGGCCTGTCGGCGGCCAATGCCGATGAAGCTAATTTGGAGGCGCTTAAACTGAAGTGCGCACAAGTTGCCTTCGACGCCTTGACGAAACAGCTGGAATATGCTAAAAATAAATAA
- a CDS encoding M24 family metallopeptidase, with the protein MSEKTPASELKARMASFCRLMDEQNPEWQMAMIFSKVNLLYFTGSMSEGMLVIERDNGATYWVRRSYERALHESEFASIKPMGSYRDAAADYNNIPKAVYLETEFVPLAMFKRVQKYFPFETFKPLDFQLSMTRAVKSAWELNFMEQAGKIHQRVLEEKVPALLREGMSEADLAAELYEVMVKEGHHGTARFAMLDTDIVVAQLGFGTSSLIPTNFDGPGGNRGLNAAVPSLGNRERKLKKGDLVFVDMGLGVNGYHSDKTMTYMFGAPLSAEVQAVHQQCVDIQNRVAAMLKPGNTPEFIYETIMDSLTDEFKQNFMGFGNRQVKFLGHGIGLTVDELPVLAKGFKMPLQENMVFAVEPKKGIEGVGMVGIENSFLVTPDGGRSISGTSPGLILV; encoded by the coding sequence ATGAGTGAAAAAACACCGGCCTCAGAGCTGAAGGCAAGAATGGCGTCGTTTTGCCGGTTGATGGATGAGCAAAATCCGGAATGGCAAATGGCCATGATTTTTAGCAAAGTAAACCTGTTGTATTTCACCGGTTCCATGTCGGAGGGAATGCTGGTTATTGAGCGCGATAACGGAGCAACTTACTGGGTGCGACGCAGCTACGAACGAGCCCTGCACGAATCGGAGTTTGCATCCATCAAGCCAATGGGCAGCTACCGCGATGCAGCAGCCGATTACAACAACATACCAAAAGCCGTTTACCTGGAAACGGAGTTCGTTCCGTTGGCCATGTTTAAGCGGGTTCAAAAATATTTCCCTTTCGAGACGTTTAAACCACTCGATTTCCAGTTGTCGATGACCCGTGCCGTGAAGAGCGCCTGGGAGTTGAATTTCATGGAACAGGCTGGCAAAATTCACCAGCGGGTTTTGGAAGAAAAAGTACCTGCGCTGTTGCGTGAAGGTATGAGCGAAGCCGATTTGGCTGCCGAGCTTTACGAAGTGATGGTGAAAGAAGGGCACCACGGCACCGCCCGTTTTGCGATGTTGGATACAGACATTGTAGTGGCTCAGCTGGGCTTTGGAACCAGCTCGCTGATCCCGACCAACTTTGATGGTCCCGGTGGAAACCGTGGCTTGAATGCAGCTGTTCCGAGTTTAGGAAACCGCGAACGCAAATTGAAAAAAGGAGATTTGGTGTTTGTAGATATGGGCTTGGGCGTGAACGGCTATCACTCCGACAAAACCATGACTTATATGTTTGGCGCTCCTCTTTCTGCGGAAGTGCAGGCCGTTCACCAGCAATGTGTGGACATTCAAAACCGGGTGGCTGCCATGTTGAAACCGGGAAACACGCCTGAATTTATCTATGAAACCATCATGGACAGCTTGACCGATGAATTCAAACAGAACTTCATGGGATTTGGCAACCGGCAAGTGAAATTCCTGGGGCACGGGATTGGCCTTACGGTGGACGAACTTCCGGTTTTAGCCAAAGGTTTTAAAATGCCTTTGCAGGAGAACATGGTGTTTGCTGTGGAGCCCAAAAAAGGGATTGAAGGCGTTGGGATGGTCGGTATTGAAAACAGTTTTTTGGTCACTCCAGATGGAGGCCGAAGCATTTCGGGCACCAGCCCGGGCTTGATTTTAGTTTAG
- a CDS encoding GNAT family N-acetyltransferase produces MKPIKLETERTRLRELTSDDADDFYALNLNPEVIRYTGDQPFSNPEEARKFLLAYDQYQKHGTGRLAVIEKESQRFIGWCGLKYTPELQEFDLGFRFFRQYWNRGFATETAMACLDFGFNQLNLDAIVGRAMHANQASIRVLQKIGMSFVKEAEFELHPGVLYQITRDEYLKQMANEKQS; encoded by the coding sequence ATGAAACCAATCAAGCTTGAAACTGAGCGAACCCGGCTTCGGGAACTAACTTCTGACGATGCTGATGATTTTTATGCCTTAAATCTCAACCCTGAAGTTATCCGTTACACCGGTGATCAGCCGTTTTCAAATCCGGAAGAAGCCCGAAAATTTCTACTGGCTTACGACCAATATCAGAAGCACGGTACCGGGCGCCTGGCTGTGATCGAAAAAGAAAGTCAACGGTTTATTGGTTGGTGCGGGTTGAAGTACACGCCCGAGTTACAGGAATTTGATCTTGGGTTTCGATTTTTCCGGCAATACTGGAACCGTGGCTTTGCCACCGAAACAGCGATGGCTTGCCTGGATTTTGGCTTTAACCAGCTGAATCTTGACGCGATTGTTGGACGCGCCATGCATGCAAATCAAGCGTCGATTCGGGTCTTGCAAAAAATCGGGATGAGCTTCGTAAAAGAGGCCGAATTTGAACTCCATCCCGGTGTTCTGTACCAAATAACCCGGGACGAATATCTAAAACAAATGGCTAATGAAAAGCAATCTTGA
- a CDS encoding GNAT family N-acetyltransferase: MKSNLEITIRNAKPEEFPAIGRLMVDVYSQLDGFPKESEQPDYYKLLLNVGALTQKPCTEILVAVDEKMQLLGAVVYFSDMQYYGSGGTATAEKNAAGFRLLTVAPWAQKQGIGKQLTLACIERARERKLQQVIIHTTQAMLPAWKMYEKLGFKRSEDLDFLQQELPVFGFRLKL; encoded by the coding sequence ATGAAAAGCAATCTTGAAATAACGATACGGAACGCAAAACCGGAGGAGTTCCCCGCTATCGGCCGACTCATGGTCGATGTTTATTCACAGTTGGATGGATTTCCGAAAGAAAGCGAGCAACCGGATTATTACAAACTACTGTTGAATGTCGGCGCTCTGACACAAAAACCGTGTACGGAAATCCTGGTAGCGGTTGATGAAAAAATGCAGCTACTCGGGGCAGTTGTATACTTCAGCGACATGCAGTACTACGGATCGGGAGGAACAGCAACAGCCGAGAAAAACGCAGCAGGATTCCGTTTGCTGACGGTTGCCCCATGGGCTCAAAAACAAGGAATTGGCAAGCAACTAACACTGGCCTGTATTGAAAGAGCCCGCGAACGAAAGCTGCAGCAGGTGATTATCCACACCACGCAAGCGATGTTGCCAGCATGGAAAATGTATGAGAAACTAGGCTTTAAACGGTCAGAGGATTTGGACTTTTTACAACAAGAGTTGCCAGTTTTTGGGTTTCGGTTGAAACTCTGA
- a CDS encoding septation protein IspZ, with amino-acid sequence MNQQQLKLFKQLLPGFIPLFAFILIDEIWGTQAGLIAALVIGVGELAWVWVKEKRFERFVLFDTLLLLALGGVSLILHNEIFFKLKPGLVQLILCAVLAFSAYSKVNIVALMSQRYMRNMQVDDSQMQQMRASLKLMFWIFLAHTALVFYATFYLSDAAWAFISGGLFYILFGVVFLITFMKQKRQQKKQVQQLSEEEQLPAVDESGKVLGRVPRSVCHNGSKVLHPVVHLHVFNKTGGIYLQKRPMNKLIQPGKWDTAVGGHIAFGEDLETSLKREAWEEIGLKQFSAKLLKSYVWESEVERELVYVFTTNDFQGIHLHSDEVEEGRFWTRKQIAQNLGKGVFTPNFEHEYQLLFGA; translated from the coding sequence ATGAATCAGCAACAACTAAAACTGTTCAAGCAGCTGCTTCCGGGGTTTATCCCTTTGTTTGCTTTTATCCTGATTGATGAGATTTGGGGAACGCAGGCCGGACTGATTGCAGCTTTGGTGATCGGAGTGGGAGAGTTGGCTTGGGTTTGGGTAAAGGAGAAGCGCTTTGAGCGTTTTGTACTTTTCGACACCCTGCTGCTGCTCGCGCTTGGTGGCGTGTCGCTGATTCTGCATAACGAGATATTTTTCAAACTGAAGCCAGGTTTGGTGCAGCTGATTTTATGCGCTGTACTGGCTTTTTCAGCCTACTCGAAAGTCAACATCGTAGCGCTCATGAGTCAGCGCTATATGCGAAACATGCAGGTTGACGACAGTCAAATGCAGCAAATGCGCGCTAGCCTGAAACTGATGTTTTGGATTTTTCTGGCGCACACAGCCTTGGTGTTCTATGCCACTTTTTATCTTTCCGACGCAGCCTGGGCATTCATCTCGGGAGGCTTGTTTTACATTCTATTTGGTGTTGTTTTCCTGATTACGTTTATGAAACAAAAGCGGCAACAGAAGAAACAAGTGCAGCAACTTTCGGAAGAAGAGCAGCTGCCTGCTGTGGACGAGTCGGGTAAAGTGCTGGGCCGGGTTCCGCGATCGGTATGCCACAACGGATCGAAAGTGTTGCATCCTGTGGTTCATCTGCATGTGTTCAACAAAACCGGAGGCATCTACCTGCAAAAACGACCAATGAATAAACTCATTCAGCCCGGAAAATGGGACACGGCAGTTGGTGGTCATATCGCGTTTGGCGAAGATCTGGAGACTTCGTTAAAGCGGGAAGCCTGGGAAGAAATCGGCTTAAAGCAGTTTTCGGCAAAGCTTCTGAAAAGCTACGTCTGGGAGAGTGAAGTGGAACGCGAGTTGGTGTATGTGTTTACCACAAATGATTTTCAGGGCATTCATCTGCACTCGGACGAAGTGGAAGAGGGCCGGTTCTGGACCCGTAAACAAATTGCACAAAATCTGGGAAAGGGCGTTTTTACACCCAACTTCGAACACGAGTACCAGTTGCTCTTTGGCGCTTGA
- a CDS encoding FKBP-type peptidyl-prolyl cis-trans isomerase, which produces MKLLKMYWKVAALSLLVMAMASCVGDDDSDEVEYTEESELEQLDALLTSIIENGYDLDTTELGVYYVMDEIGEGAYPQTGDSIGVAYTGYFTSGYIFDSSAYSDDGLWHYVNGEVSVIPGFQDAINHLREGGSGTFIIPSSLAYGSTGTYGIPAYTTLVFDLELDAIYTE; this is translated from the coding sequence ATGAAACTACTAAAAATGTATTGGAAGGTAGCGGCTTTGTCGTTGCTGGTAATGGCCATGGCCTCTTGTGTCGGCGACGACGATTCGGATGAGGTTGAGTACACAGAGGAATCGGAACTGGAGCAGCTCGACGCTTTATTGACTTCCATTATCGAGAACGGATATGATTTGGACACTACAGAGTTAGGCGTTTATTACGTGATGGACGAGATTGGTGAGGGAGCCTATCCGCAGACAGGCGATTCGATCGGAGTGGCTTACACCGGTTATTTTACGAGTGGCTACATTTTCGATTCATCAGCCTACAGCGATGATGGCTTGTGGCACTATGTGAATGGCGAGGTCAGTGTCATTCCTGGTTTTCAGGATGCCATCAATCATCTCAGAGAAGGCGGAAGCGGAACCTTCATTATCCCGTCGTCCTTGGCTTACGGATCAACCGGAACTTACGGCATACCTGCTTACACAACTTTGGTGTTCGACCTGGAATTAGACGCGATTTACACGGAATAG
- a CDS encoding DHH family phosphoesterase has protein sequence MKPFNIEDIKRLRAEIEQLEGTIVIVPHINPDGDAIGSVLGLASILKNAGKQVTVISPNHFPEFLKWMKGSDELLVYVNAREKAAKILNEASMLICLDFNHLSRIGELKELIENWSGKKVMIDHHPYPQGFADLEFSHPDYSSTAELVFHVTKAMGYEQYIDLDGAECLFCGIMTDTGSFDYNVSDPQTFNTVSELLAFGVNPEDIHGRVFDNYSVDRMRLMGYCLSECMEVFPEYHAAVMYLSKETKAKFHYQKGDNEGFVNMPLSIKGIHFSAFFTENDDQIKASFRSKGEFAVNEFATAHFGGGGHRNAAGGEVFDTLEATVERFRKLLPEYAEELKRTKQD, from the coding sequence TTGAAACCATTTAATATAGAAGATATTAAACGATTGCGGGCTGAAATCGAACAGCTCGAAGGTACTATTGTCATTGTTCCGCACATTAATCCCGACGGCGACGCCATTGGCTCTGTGCTGGGGCTGGCATCTATTCTGAAGAACGCCGGAAAGCAAGTTACAGTGATTTCGCCAAACCACTTCCCCGAGTTCCTGAAATGGATGAAAGGCTCTGACGAGTTGCTGGTTTATGTGAATGCACGAGAGAAAGCTGCGAAGATTCTGAACGAAGCAAGCATGCTGATTTGCCTGGACTTTAATCACCTTTCGCGGATCGGCGAATTGAAGGAACTGATTGAAAACTGGAGCGGTAAAAAAGTGATGATCGACCATCATCCATACCCGCAGGGCTTTGCTGATCTTGAATTTTCGCATCCCGATTATTCGTCAACTGCCGAGCTGGTTTTCCACGTTACGAAAGCAATGGGATACGAGCAATACATCGATTTGGATGGGGCAGAATGCCTGTTCTGCGGGATCATGACCGACACTGGTTCTTTCGATTACAATGTGTCCGACCCGCAAACGTTCAATACGGTGAGTGAATTGCTGGCTTTCGGTGTCAACCCGGAAGATATTCATGGGCGCGTGTTCGACAATTACTCGGTTGATCGGATGCGCCTGATGGGATACTGTTTGAGCGAATGCATGGAAGTTTTCCCGGAATATCATGCGGCAGTGATGTACCTCTCGAAAGAAACCAAGGCGAAATTTCATTACCAAAAAGGCGACAACGAAGGTTTTGTCAACATGCCGTTATCGATAAAAGGCATTCATTTTAGCGCTTTCTTTACCGAGAATGACGACCAGATTAAAGCGTCATTCCGCTCGAAAGGTGAATTTGCAGTCAACGAATTTGCGACGGCCCATTTTGGCGGTGGCGGACACCGGAATGCAGCAGGAGGCGAAGTGTTCGACACGCTGGAGGCAACCGTTGAACGGTTCCGGAAGTTGTTGCCCGAATACGCTGAAGAGCTGAAACGAACCAAACAGGACTAA
- the ndk gene encoding nucleoside-diphosphate kinase — MPGKVTFTIIKPGAVERNLTGPILAKMNEAGFVIKALKYTKLKKEQACEFYQEHEGKPFYDYLTDFMSRGPIVVVILEKENAVADFRKLIGSTDPAEAEEGTIRKLYAQDKRENAVHGSDSDASAIRESDFFFSRVERF; from the coding sequence ATGCCAGGTAAAGTAACATTCACTATTATCAAACCAGGCGCTGTTGAACGCAACCTAACAGGCCCCATTCTCGCAAAAATGAACGAAGCCGGATTTGTGATTAAAGCTTTGAAATATACAAAACTGAAAAAAGAACAGGCCTGTGAGTTCTACCAGGAACACGAGGGAAAGCCGTTTTACGATTACCTCACTGATTTTATGAGCCGGGGGCCAATTGTTGTCGTGATTCTTGAAAAAGAAAATGCCGTAGCTGATTTCAGAAAATTGATCGGTTCAACTGACCCCGCAGAAGCAGAAGAAGGAACTATTCGAAAATTGTATGCTCAAGACAAAAGGGAAAATGCGGTTCATGGTTCCGACAGTGACGCGAGCGCCATTCGCGAGAGCGATTTCTTTTTCTCCCGGGTCGAGCGCTTTTAA
- a CDS encoding DUF721 domain-containing protein, with protein MRKSNTEKLSEVLRQYINQNNLQPKLSELDIVQSWEAIMGKTVASYTEDLRVSNGTLFVKLSSPILRNELVMMREQIKKHLNEHAGAEVIRDIIFR; from the coding sequence ATGAGAAAAAGTAATACCGAAAAACTGAGCGAAGTTTTACGCCAATATATCAATCAAAATAACCTTCAACCCAAACTGTCGGAGTTGGATATTGTGCAATCGTGGGAGGCGATCATGGGGAAAACCGTGGCTTCGTATACCGAAGATTTGCGTGTCAGCAACGGTACCTTGTTTGTTAAACTGAGCTCGCCGATTCTGCGGAATGAGTTGGTGATGATGCGGGAACAAATAAAAAAGCACCTGAACGAACATGCAGGTGCTGAAGTTATTCGGGATATTATTTTTCGTTGA
- the recF gene encoding DNA replication/repair protein RecF (All proteins in this family for which functions are known are DNA-binding proteins that assist the filamentation of RecA onto DNA for the initiation of recombination or recombinational repair.), whose product MYLESLSLLNFKNIEEAELQFSADLNCFIGNNGAGKTNLMDAIYYLSFCKSFLNSVDGMNIRHEEEFFVIQGRYQRLDQEELIHCGLKRGQKKNFKRNKKEYRKLAEHIGLLPLIIITPSDSDLITGGSEERRKFLDALISQYDHNYLEALIRYNRALLQRNKLLKQFASERFYSAESLEIWDDQLVLYGQQIHTKRVEYIAQLQPIFQQYYELISSGKEIIGMEHESQLYEGDFEQQLKEYRDRDRAIQYTTVGIHKDDILFKLGDYPIKKLGSQGQKKTYLVAMKLAQFDFIKKMAGMTPILLLDDIFDKLDKSRVEQIVKLVADDHFGQIFITDTNREHLDQIIREVQADAKIFRVVDGTVNDVTDEKK is encoded by the coding sequence ATGTACCTCGAAAGTTTATCGCTCTTAAATTTTAAAAATATTGAAGAAGCTGAATTACAGTTTTCTGCAGATCTGAATTGCTTTATCGGTAACAATGGTGCCGGTAAAACCAACCTGATGGATGCGATTTATTACCTGTCGTTTTGCAAAAGCTTTTTGAACTCGGTTGATGGAATGAATATCCGTCACGAAGAAGAGTTTTTCGTCATTCAGGGGAGATATCAGCGACTGGATCAGGAGGAATTGATTCACTGCGGGCTGAAACGGGGACAGAAAAAGAATTTCAAACGAAACAAAAAAGAATACCGAAAGCTGGCCGAACACATTGGTCTGTTGCCGTTGATTATCATCACTCCCTCTGACAGTGACTTGATTACCGGTGGGAGCGAAGAACGTCGCAAGTTTTTGGATGCTTTGATTTCGCAGTACGATCATAATTACCTCGAAGCACTGATTCGTTACAACCGGGCGTTGCTGCAGCGCAATAAGCTGTTGAAACAGTTCGCATCGGAGCGTTTTTACAGCGCCGAAAGCTTGGAGATTTGGGATGACCAGCTGGTTCTCTATGGCCAGCAAATACATACCAAGCGCGTGGAATACATTGCGCAGTTGCAACCCATTTTTCAACAATATTACGAGCTTATTTCGTCAGGGAAGGAGATCATTGGGATGGAGCACGAGTCGCAGTTGTACGAGGGCGATTTTGAGCAGCAACTAAAAGAATATCGTGATCGCGACCGGGCTATTCAATACACAACAGTCGGCATCCACAAGGATGATATTCTGTTCAAATTGGGCGATTATCCAATCAAAAAGCTCGGTTCGCAAGGACAAAAGAAGACCTACCTGGTGGCCATGAAACTGGCTCAATTCGACTTTATTAAAAAGATGGCCGGAATGACACCGATTTTGCTGCTCGACGATATTTTCGACAAGCTCGACAAAAGCCGGGTGGAGCAGATTGTGAAATTGGTTGCTGACGATCATTTTGGACAGATTTTTATTACCGACACTAACCGTGAGCACCTGGATCAGATTATTCGGGAGGTGCAGGCTGATGCCAAGATTTTCAGAGTAGTTGACGGAACCGTAAACGATGTAACCGATGAGAAAAAGTAA